A window of Carcharodon carcharias isolate sCarCar2 unplaced genomic scaffold, sCarCar2.pri scaffold_993_ctg1, whole genome shotgun sequence contains these coding sequences:
- the LOC121275239 gene encoding adiponectin receptor protein 1-like — translation MLTSSAAHVGQWAASKGSKGRSQKQLECAAFSLLPDGEESVKCEGSDRTVDQAVYRQREEEDEEEVDHVRVLTLPLQAHHAMEKMEEFVFKVWEGRWRVIPHDVLPDWLKDNDFLLHGHRPPMPSFRACFRSIFRLHTETGNIWTHLIGFLFFLILGVIYMFRPNINFVAPVQEKVVFGMFFLGAVLCLCFSWLFHTVYCHSEKVSRTFSKLDYSGIALLIMGSFVPWLYYSFYCSPQPRLVYLVIICVLGITAIVVSQWDRFATPQYRAVRAGVFLGLGLSGLVPTLHFMIAEGFIKAATVGQMGWLFLMAILYILGVALYAARIPERFFPGKCDIWFHSHQIFHVLVVAAAVVHLHGVSQLQAFRSSLGGGCTSDMMV, via the exons ATGCTCACCAGCAGCGCAGCCCATGTCGGCCAATGGGCAGCTTCGAAAGGCAGCAAAGGAAGATCCCAGAAGCAGCTGGAATGTGCAGCTTTCAGTTTGTTACCTGATGGGGAGGAGAGTGTGAAATGT GAAGGCTCCGACAGGACAGTGGATCAGGCTGTGTAtagacagagggaggaggaggacgaggaggAGGTCGATCATGTCCGGGTGCTCACACTGCCACTGCAGGCTCATCAcgccatggagaagatggaggagtttGTCTTCAAG GTTTGGGAGGGGAGGTGGCGAGTTATACCACATGATGTGCTCCCGGACTGGCTGAAGGACAATGACTTCCTCCTGCACGGACACCGGCCTCCTATGCCCTCATTCCGGGCGTGTTTCCGCAGTATCTTCAGGCTTCACACTGAGACCGGCAACATCTGGACACATTTAATAG GTTTCCTGTTCTTCCTGATCCTAGGAGTAATCTACATGTTCAGGCCCAATATTAACTTTGTGGCCCCAGTACAGGAGAAGGTTGTCTTTGGCATGTTCTTCCTGGGAGccgtcctgtgtctctgtttctcctGGCTCTTCCACACCGTCtactgccattcggaaaaagtcTCACGCACCTTCTCCAA GTTAGATTACTCTGGGATCGCTCTGCTGATCATGGGCAGTTTTGTGCCTTGGTTGTATTATTCCTTCTACTGCTCACCACAGCCCAGACTCGTGTATCTCGTCATAATTTGTGTGTTGGGAATAACAGCGATCGTGGTATCACAGTGGGATCGGTTTGCCACGCCGCAGTACAGGGCAGTGCGTGCCG GTGTGTTCCTGGGCCTTGGACTCAGTGGTCTCGTACCCACACTCCACTTCATGATTGCAGAAGGATTCATCAAAGCTGCTACTGTTGGCCAGATGGGTTGGCTCTTCCTCATGGCAATATTGTACATCCTGGGAGTCGCACTCTACGCTGCTCGTATCCCAGAACGCTTTTTCCCTGGGAAGTGTGACATCTGG TTTCACTCCCACCAGATCTTCCATGTTctggtggttgctgctgctgtcgtTCACCTCCACGGAGTTTCACAGCTGCAGGCGTTCCGCTCCTCGCTGGGGGGAGGCTGCACCTCCGACATGATGGTGTAA